The Streptomyces sp. NBC_00306 sequence GTCGCACCGGAGCGGGCCCGCACAAGCGCGTCTGCTGTCACAGCTCGGCTGCAGTACGGCTCCGGTCCCGCCCCGGGACGTCAGGGGTGTCCGAGGTGACTCGTAGAATCTCCCGCGTGGACACGACCCTCAAGGACCCCCTCGTCGGGCAGCTGCTCGACGGCCGCTACCGCGTCGACGCGCGTATCGCCGTCGGCGGTATGGCCACGGTCTACCGGGCGGTCGACACCAGACTCGACCGGGAACTCGCCCTCAAGGTGATGCACCCCGCCCTCGCGACGGACGCCTCCTTCGTGGAGCGGTTCATCCGTGAGGCCAAGTCCGTCGCCCGGCTCTCCCACCCCAATGTGGTGGGGGTCTTCGACCAGGGCGCCGAAGGTGCGTACGTCTATCTGGCCATGGAGTACGTGGCGGGCTGCACCCTGCGCGACGTCCTGCGCGAGCGCGGAGCGCTCCAGCCGCGGGCCGCGCTGGACATCCTGGAGCCCGTGCTCGCCGCGCTCGGCGCTGCCCACCGGGCCGGGTTCGTCCACCGGGACATGAAGCCGGAGAACGTGCTGATAGGGGACGACGGCCGGGTCAAGGTCGCCGACTTCGGCCTGGTGCGTGCGGTCGGCTCCGTCACCAGCACCACCGGCACCGTCCTCGGCACCGTCTCCTACCTCGCCCCGGAGCAGATCGAGTACGGCACGGCCGACACCCGCGCCGATGTGTACGCCTGCGGTGTCGTCCTGTACGAGATGCTGACCGGCGGCAAGCCGCACTCCGGCGACACCCCGGCCCAGGTGCTCTTTCAGCATCTGAACGAGGACATTCCGGCGCCCTCCGCGCTCGTCCCCGGCCTCGCCGTCGAGCTCGACGAGCTGGTCGCGAGTGCCACCGCCCGCAATCCCGAGATCCGCCCGTACGACGCGGTGGCGCTGCTCGCCCTGGTCCGTGAGGCCCGTGCCGCACTCGGCGACGACCAGCTGGACCTGGTGCCTCCGCAGGCGCTCCAGCAGGAGCCGCAGACGCACGCGACCGGCGCGGACGCGGGCCCCGATGAGCGTACGGACGTCATCCCGCGCGTGCTGCCCGGCGAAGAGCCGCAGGTCAATCACACGGCCCGGATGGCGATGCCGCCCTCCCCTCCGCAGCACCGCCCGGACCGCACCGGCCGCTCCCGTGTGCCGCGGCGCGGTGTGGTGGCGATCCTTGTCGCCGTCTTCCTGGTGCTCGGCGCCGGGGCCGGCGTCTGGTACATCAATTCCGGGCAGTTCACCCGCGTCCCGGCCCTGATCGGCAAGTCCGAGAAGGACGCCCGGCAGGAGCTCAAGGACGCCGGTCTCGATGTGAAGACCGTCAAACGCGACTTCAGCGAGACGGTCGACCGCGGCTCGGTCATCAACAGCGACCCCGGCACCAACGAACGCATCCGCGGCAACGGCTCGGTGACGCTGATCGTCTCGCGCGGCCCGAAGATCGTCAGGGTCCCCGACGTCGGTGGCGACCCGCTCGCCACGGCCGAGAGCAAGCTCAAGAAGGCAGGGCTCGCACCCGGGGTGGTCACCAAGGAGTTCAGCGAGGACGTGCCCCAGGGCCGTGTCGTCAGCACCGAGCCGGCGGCCGGTGCCCGGCGCAGCCCGGACTCCGCGGTCGCGATCGTCGTCAGCAAGGGCTCCCCCGTCGAGGTCCCGGGCGTGATCGGCGACTCCGTCGAGGACGCGACCGGCGAGCTGGAGGACGCCGGCTTCACGGTCAAGGTCGCCCCCGCGCAGGTCAACTCCCCGGAGGAGGCGGGCACCGTCGCCCGCCAGTCGGCGGCCGAGGGGGCCAAGCTGGCCTCCGGCGACACGATCACGCTGACCGTCTCCAAGGGACCGCGCTCGATCGACGTCCCCGATGTCGTCGGGATGAGCGTCGACGAAGCCACCGCCGAGCTGGAGGACGCGGGCTTCGAGGTGGACGTCCAGAAGGCCTTCCCCTTCCTGGGCGACACCGTCGAGAGCCAGTCCCCGGCCGCGGACGGCAAGGCCCCCGAGGGCAGCACGATCACCATCAAGACCAAGGGAATCTAGCCACAGATGCGCAACCCCGTCGGCGGCCACGTCCCCGTGGCCGGCGGACTCGCCAAGGTCGGTCTCGGATACGCGACGGAACTGCGGGCGGAGACCGTACAGGTCTTCGTCGCCAATCCGCGGGGCTGGGCG is a genomic window containing:
- the pknB gene encoding Stk1 family PASTA domain-containing Ser/Thr kinase; this encodes MDTTLKDPLVGQLLDGRYRVDARIAVGGMATVYRAVDTRLDRELALKVMHPALATDASFVERFIREAKSVARLSHPNVVGVFDQGAEGAYVYLAMEYVAGCTLRDVLRERGALQPRAALDILEPVLAALGAAHRAGFVHRDMKPENVLIGDDGRVKVADFGLVRAVGSVTSTTGTVLGTVSYLAPEQIEYGTADTRADVYACGVVLYEMLTGGKPHSGDTPAQVLFQHLNEDIPAPSALVPGLAVELDELVASATARNPEIRPYDAVALLALVREARAALGDDQLDLVPPQALQQEPQTHATGADAGPDERTDVIPRVLPGEEPQVNHTARMAMPPSPPQHRPDRTGRSRVPRRGVVAILVAVFLVLGAGAGVWYINSGQFTRVPALIGKSEKDARQELKDAGLDVKTVKRDFSETVDRGSVINSDPGTNERIRGNGSVTLIVSRGPKIVRVPDVGGDPLATAESKLKKAGLAPGVVTKEFSEDVPQGRVVSTEPAAGARRSPDSAVAIVVSKGSPVEVPGVIGDSVEDATGELEDAGFTVKVAPAQVNSPEEAGTVARQSAAEGAKLASGDTITLTVSKGPRSIDVPDVVGMSVDEATAELEDAGFEVDVQKAFPFLGDTVESQSPAADGKAPEGSTITIKTKGI